Part of the Syntrophorhabdaceae bacterium genome is shown below.
TCCAGACAGACATGAGCGACCTTTTGAACAAAGACCTCGATCTGTCAGGGTTTTTTATCGTCGCGCCGCAATCACTCCTCGATAAAGAGTTCCTTAACGAAGGAGTGGAAAAACAGGAGATCAACTTTGGAAGCTGGCGTTCAGTGGGGATCGAGCTTCTCTGTAAAGGCAAATTCCAGCTCAAAGACGGCGAGGTTATCCTCGAGGCGTTCCTCTATGATACCCTCGACGGTTCCATGATGCTTGCAAAAAGATACCGCTCAAGACAGGAAGACTGGAGGAGGCTCGTCCACCGGCTTGCTGATGACATCCTGCTCACCGTCACCGGCGACAAGGGCATCATGAGTTCCCGGGTAGTTTTTGTTAGTGGAAGAAGGAACCTCAAAGAAGTATACATGGCAGACATCGATGGATTTAACCTGAAAAAGATCACCAATTACAATAGCATCTCTGTTGCCCCTTCGGTATCCCCGAACGGGAGGTACATCGCCTATACCTCATACAAGGACGGGAGGCCGAATCTTTACGTGAAAGACATGGAGGGGGGGAGAGAGATTTACGTGGATAGAAGCGACGGCATGAAGATCTGTTCATCATGGCTGAACAATTCGACCCTTGTATATTCGCATACAGTCGGCAAGAACTCGACCATCTATACATACAACATAGCAACAAAAGAGAAAAGGACCATACTGCAGAGGGAAGGGATCGCCACATCGGCATCGTTCTCACCTGACGGCTCAAAACTGCTCTTTGTGTCCGATATGTACGGAAGTCCCCAGATATTCGTCCGGGATATTGCATCAGGGGATATCAAGAGGCTCACGTATTACGGGAATTACAACAGCGCGCCCTCATTCTCACCAAAAGGCGACCTCATAACCTTCGTGTCGAAGATCGAAGGTGCTTTTGAAATATCAATCATGAATGCCGACGGCTCAAACCAGAGGGTCCTGACAAATGGCGGCGCCCTCAACGATTCACCGCAATTCTCTCCCTGTGGAAGATATATACTATTCTCCTCGCAGGCAGGAGGGAGATACAGCCTGCACACGATGCTGTACAATGGAGAAAACAAAAGATTGTTGAAATTTACTGATAATAACGAGGAACAGCCGAAGTTCGCGCCGTAAAAAGGAGGTAACATGAAATATTTTTTCGTACTATCGATTGTATGTGCCGTTATGTTTGCCGGATGCGCTCCGAAAGTAGTTCAGCCGACGTATAAAACAACACCCGGTCAGGGTCAGGGCGCTGGCGTAACAACGGACACCAGCGGAAAAGATAGGGGGGGCGATGTCACAGCGGAAGAACTGGCGAGGGCAGAAAGAGACAGACTGAGAATGCTTGAGGAGAAGATGAGAACATCCCTTTCGCAACAGGACATCTATTTCGAATTCGACAGCTATACGATCCAGGGGTCGGAACTGCCGAAGCTCCAGGCAGTAGGCAACTGGCTGAAACAATCGAAGACAGCGGCGATCATCGTGGAAGGACATTGCGATGAGAGGGGCACCGTGGAATACAACTTCGCTCTCGGTCAAAAACGTGCGGAATCGGTAAAGGAACATCTCGTCAAGATGGGCGTCGAGGGGTCGAGGATCAAAACAGTCTCATACGGCAAGGAAACACCTTCCGATACAGGCCATAGCGAGGATGCCTGGGCAAAAAACAGACGTGCCCATTTTAAAATCGACCAGAAGGGGTAAACCATGTACAAATACGCCGTCATTATTATTGTTATTGCGCTGGCAGCAGCAGGTTGCGCAACAGAGGAACAGACGACACAGCTGCAGAGCAACCTGTCATTCCTGCAGAACGATCTTTATAGCTTCAAACAGGAAACGAACGCAAAGCTGGCGCAACTTTCAAAAGATAATGAAAATGTCGGTAAACAGGTCGTCAGTGTCTATGCTGCCGTTGAGAGCAGGGATGAAAAGATAAAGAGCATCCTGGGCAAGCTCGATGAGCTGGAATACCAGTTAAGGACCTACTGGAATGAAACAAAAACCATGCTGGGCGCCCAGAAAAAACCAAATACGGTACCCGCCGGGTTGGCAACCGAACCAGGTTCACCGGCAACTGACGCAAAGTATGAAAGCGCCTATAAAGATGCCTTTGACGCTTACCAGAAAGGGGCTTATGATGAGGCGATCATCAAGTTTACAAAGTTTACCGAATCATACGGCGGGACCCCGCTCGTGCCTAATGCGTTCTACTGGACAGGTGAAAGCTACATGAATCTGAAAAACTATGAAAAGGCAATCGTCTCTTTCCAGGAGATTATCGACAAATATCCAAAAAGCGAGAAGGCCCCCCGGGCGCTTCTTTCCCAGGCAGAGGCATTTAATCAGACCAAAGACAAAAAGAGCTCTACAACCCTCCTTAAGAGGATTATAGAGCTCTATCCGAAAAGCGAGGAAGCTATTATCGCTGAACGAAAATTACGAAACCTTAATATCTGACGGTTCCAGGCGATTTTCCTCGGAACCACTAATGGGATTCATGTCGTAGTTCCTGTATTTTATAAAACCGGTCCCGGCAGGAATGATCCTTCCCATAATAACGTTCTCTTTCAGTCCCTTCAGGTAATCGACCCTTCCTTCTATTGAAGCCTGCGTGAGGACCTTTGTTGTATCCTGGAAACTGGCTGCTGAAATAAAACTATCGGTGATCAGGGAAGCTTTTGTTATCCCGAGGAATAACGACTCAGCCTCTGCGCGTTTTCCGCCTTTACCCTGAACACGTTCATTTTCCTCTTCAAAGATCCATTTCTCAACAAAATCATCGATGATAAAGTTCGTGTCGCCTACGCTTTTGATCTTGACGCGCTTCAGCATCTGTCTCACGATAACCTCGATGTGTTTGTCGTTTATCTTCACTCCCTGCAACTGGTACACTTCCTGTATTTCATCAACAAGATAACGGGCAAGCTCCTGAATACCAAGGATGCGCAGCACGTCATGTGGATTCTTCGGCCCATCCATTAATGCCTCGCCGGCCTTTAC
Proteins encoded:
- the pal gene encoding peptidoglycan-associated lipoprotein Pal — protein: MKYFFVLSIVCAVMFAGCAPKVVQPTYKTTPGQGQGAGVTTDTSGKDRGGDVTAEELARAERDRLRMLEEKMRTSLSQQDIYFEFDSYTIQGSELPKLQAVGNWLKQSKTAAIIVEGHCDERGTVEYNFALGQKRAESVKEHLVKMGVEGSRIKTVSYGKETPSDTGHSEDAWAKNRRAHFKIDQKG
- the ybgF gene encoding tol-pal system protein YbgF, with protein sequence MYKYAVIIIVIALAAAGCATEEQTTQLQSNLSFLQNDLYSFKQETNAKLAQLSKDNENVGKQVVSVYAAVESRDEKIKSILGKLDELEYQLRTYWNETKTMLGAQKKPNTVPAGLATEPGSPATDAKYESAYKDAFDAYQKGAYDEAIIKFTKFTESYGGTPLVPNAFYWTGESYMNLKNYEKAIVSFQEIIDKYPKSEKAPRALLSQAEAFNQTKDKKSSTTLLKRIIELYPKSEEAIIAERKLRNLNI